The Sporosarcina ureae genomic sequence GGAAATGACGCTTGAACTTTTGCGAGAAGAAGCGGACGAAGAGTTACAAGAAGATCTCATTTCCGAATTAAAAGAGTTCAAAAAGAAGATGGAACAATTCGATCTTCAAATGTTATTGAGCGATGAATTTGATAAAAATAATGCAGTAGTTGAAATACACTCAGGCGCAGGCGGCACCGAGTCCCAAGACTGGGCTTCGATGTTGCTTCGTATGTATACACGCTGGGCTGAGCACCACGGCTTTAAAGTCGAAACTCTCGATTATCAAGCAGGTGACGAAGCGGGCGTGAAGTCTGTCACACTCGGAATTAAAGGGCATAATGCATATGGCTACTTGAAAGCGGAGAAAGGTGTGCACCGACTCGTTCGGATCTCTCCATTTGACTCTTCAGGTAGACGTCATACATCCTTCTCTTCCATTGAAGTCATGCCGGAGTTTGACGGCGACATCGAATTGGATTTGAAGACGGAAGATATCAAAATTGATACGTACCGTTCAAGCGGTGCCGGCGGACAGCACGTCAATACGACGGATTCCGCTGTACGTATGACTCACATTCCAACGGGTGCGATTGTTACGTGTCAAACGGAACGTTCACAAATTAAGAACCGGGAGCGTGCGATGAATCTTTTGAAGGCGAAGATTTACCAGATTCGCGTGGAAGAAGAGGAAGCACGTTTAGCGGATATCCGTGGCGAGCAGAAGGAAATTGGTTGGGGCAGTCAAATTCGTTCATATGTTTTC encodes the following:
- the prfB gene encoding peptide chain release factor 2 (programmed frameshift) — its product is MELSDVRNDLDKTAKKLADFRGSLDLENKEASMQELDEMMLEPGFWDDQDAAQKVISQSNALKDIVGEYNALNETQENLEMTLELLREEADEELQEDLISELKEFKKKMEQFDLQMLLSDEFDKNNAVVEIHSGAGGTESQDWASMLLRMYTRWAEHHGFKVETLDYQAGDEAGVKSVTLGIKGHNAYGYLKAEKGVHRLVRISPFDSSGRRHTSFSSIEVMPEFDGDIELDLKTEDIKIDTYRSSGAGGQHVNTTDSAVRMTHIPTGAIVTCQTERSQIKNRERAMNLLKAKIYQIRVEEEEARLADIRGEQKEIGWGSQIRSYVFHPYSMVKDHRTNEETGNVGSVMDGEIDQFINAYLRSRIS